The window ATGTGGAGGTTAAAAAGGGAAAGACTTTTGCATGGGAAGCAAAATATGGGGATAATCCTAATGAACGCGAGGTTCTGGCAACCTATGTGAATGTGCTTCAAGATTATTCACCATCTCTTTTGCCAAAATATCAAGAAATTAAATATGTGTTTTTGGCTAATAATTCTCCTTCCTCTCAAATAGACCTTCTTAACCAACTTAAAGCTACCGAACTTATAGTTTGGGACACCATGACCTTTTGGATAGACAAGTATAATGACCAGATACTTAAAATCCTTCCAAGAGTGGATATTGCTCTTTTTAATGACTTGGAAGCAAGACATTTCTCAAGAGAAACCAACCTTATGAAAGCAGGCAAAAAAATCCTGTCTAAAGGAGTTAAAAAAGGAGTCATAATTAAGAAAGGTGAGCACGGGGCTGTTTTGTTTACACGCTCTTTTACAATGCATTTGCCCGCATATCCGTTGGAAGAAGTAAAAGACCCCACAGGAGCAGGAGACAGCTTCGCAGGAGGCTTGATTGGCTTTCTGGCTAAAACTGGCGAAGTGAACGATAAGAGTTTGAAGAAGGCTATGGCGTATGGTACAATCACGGCGTCTTTAACCGTTGAAGAATTTGGCGCAGACAGGTTTAAAAAATTAAAAAAAGAGGATATACAGAAAAGATTTCTTGAACTTAAAAAATTAACGGAATTTTAAGCAACGATTTTGAAATTTCTCACCTGCAAACAAATAAATATACTCCCGAAGACAATAAAATATGAATTTAGTGCGGGTGTAGTTCAATGGTAGAGCGCAAGCTTCCCAAGCTTGATGTTGGGGGTTCGAATCCCCTCGCCCGCTCCTAAAATGAGAAAAGCATTATGTATTTTAACTATCATATTTCTTTCGTGAGGAAAATGGAAATATAAAAAAATGAAAAAAATAATTTTTCTAACGTTATTCATCGGCATTTGCTGTATGTTTTTTGTCGGTAAAATTTTTGCTTATTGGGAATGGACGTCAGAGACCAATAAATGGACAAACCCAAAATATTACGTTGCCGAGACTTCTTTAGAACAATGGACATTAGCAATGGATGTTTACAAAACGGGCGACTATGAAAACGCATTAAGAGAATTTCAGAAAATACTGGAAAACTTCCCTACAAGTCAAGAAGCATCTGAATCACAATTCATGATTGGGGACTGTCAGGAAAAACTAGGGCTTCCATATGAAGCCTGCCAAAGTTACCAAAAAGTAATTGATAAATTTCCTTCTACGAACAAACTAAAAGAAATTATAGAAAAACAGAAAAAAATTGCCGATTACTTTTACAACAAAAAATCAGAGAATATGTCTATAACAGAAAAAGCCAAAGGAATTTTTGCTATCAGCAGTTGGGAAAAAGCCGCAAATATTTACCAAATGGCTATTAAAAATTATCCTTATTATGAAAAAGTCGATGAAATGCAGTTTAGAATAGCCGACTGTTATATGAAACTTGGCAAATACGAAACAGCCAGAGCTGAATTTGGAAAACTTTCCATACAATATCCCGATTCTGCATGGATTGAAGAAGCCGAATATCTAAAAGCCATATGTTGGTTAAAAGAATCTATAAAATTCCCCAACAGTGAACAAATTTTTGAAAATGCAATAAAAAATCTTGAAGATTTTGTCAACAGATATCCTGAAAGCGAATTTTCCAATGCCGCAAAAGCCGAACTAAAAAAGCTAAACGACCGAAAAATCGAAAGAATTTATGAGATTGCGAGGTTTTATGAAAAAAACGACGAGCCAAACGCGGCAAAAATATATTACCTGCAAATTATAGAAAAATCCCCTGATTCAATCTGGGCAAAATATTCCAAGTCCCGTCTAGACAATATTCTCAAGAATGAAAACAAAAATTAGATTCACAACTTGCTATGTTTTTGTTGTTTTTTTTGCCATAGTCGCATTATTTTCAACCGGATGCGGATATAAACCTTTTTCCCCAATAAGAGAAGACCTGAAAACTATCTATGTACCAACATTTAAAAACTCAACTTATTATCCCGGTATTTCTGCCATCGTAACCGACGCAATGAGGGAAGAAATTATCCTTGACAGCACTTTTAAACTTACTAATGAAGAAAATGCTCAAGCCAGCTTAATTGGCGAGGTGAAAGATTTCAAAAGATCTCCATTGATTTATGACGAAGAGGATAACGTCATAGGAGGAAGTTTAACTATAGAAATCAGTGTCCGCTTTGAGTCTATACCCCAAAAAGAAATATTATGGAAAGGGGATTTCAAAGAAAGCGAATCGGTTAACTATTTTCTCGCCGGTAGTCTGGCAAAAACGGAAGATGAGGTAACTAAATGGGTAGCGGAAAAAACGGCTCGCAGCATAATCGAAAGAATTACAGAGCCATGGTGACAAAATAAAAACTGGAAATACCGTAGAAATGCAGTAGATATACAATAGAAATATATTGCTAAAGAATTGGAAACTTTTAAAAAGCAAAATACTAAGAATAGGAACAATGTATTTCAAAGTATTGTTTTAGTTAT of the bacterium genome contains:
- a CDS encoding LptE family protein, with the protein product MKTKIRFTTCYVFVVFFAIVALFSTGCGYKPFSPIREDLKTIYVPTFKNSTYYPGISAIVTDAMREEIILDSTFKLTNEENAQASLIGEVKDFKRSPLIYDEEDNVIGGSLTIEISVRFESIPQKEILWKGDFKESESVNYFLAGSLAKTEDEVTKWVAEKTARSIIERITEPW
- a CDS encoding sugar kinase is translated as MNNKILIFGSLALDSVETPFGKRKNILGGSATHAALSAGYFATPIIVSVIGEDFPDEHTAFLKKNKINIKNVEVKKGKTFAWEAKYGDNPNEREVLATYVNVLQDYSPSLLPKYQEIKYVFLANNSPSSQIDLLNQLKATELIVWDTMTFWIDKYNDQILKILPRVDIALFNDLEARHFSRETNLMKAGKKILSKGVKKGVIIKKGEHGAVLFTRSFTMHLPAYPLEEVKDPTGAGDSFAGGLIGFLAKTGEVNDKSLKKAMAYGTITASLTVEEFGADRFKKLKKEDIQKRFLELKKLTEF
- a CDS encoding tetratricopeptide repeat protein, producing the protein MKKIIFLTLFIGICCMFFVGKIFAYWEWTSETNKWTNPKYYVAETSLEQWTLAMDVYKTGDYENALREFQKILENFPTSQEASESQFMIGDCQEKLGLPYEACQSYQKVIDKFPSTNKLKEIIEKQKKIADYFYNKKSENMSITEKAKGIFAISSWEKAANIYQMAIKNYPYYEKVDEMQFRIADCYMKLGKYETARAEFGKLSIQYPDSAWIEEAEYLKAICWLKESIKFPNSEQIFENAIKNLEDFVNRYPESEFSNAAKAELKKLNDRKIERIYEIARFYEKNDEPNAAKIYYLQIIEKSPDSIWAKYSKSRLDNILKNENKN